The following nucleotide sequence is from Chryseobacterium sp. CY350.
ACATTCTATTACAATTTTGGATGCCATTAATTGGAAGCTTCATCTACTATAGTCAGAAAAGAAGTTCATACTAAAAAACATGGACATCAAATTAGCTATATAGAATCCGTCTCACAGTTGAGACGGGTTCTATTTTTGGAATGGAAAAGACTCGGATTCAGCTGTAGCTATATAGTTAAATCCCTCAAAAAATAGAATTAAAACAGATTGTAACGAACGAAAAAAGTACAATAATGATAAAAGACCAATACCAAATATCCGACATGAGCACAAAATTTATTGCTCTTGATTTCCTTAATTTTCTAAAAAAACCTAATGACCGGCAGATTAAAACCTCTATAAAAGATAAAATCATTCTGCTTTTTAAATTCTTGTTATTCGAACTTATACTTACCTGTATCATCGTTTTTCCTCTTGATTATTTCATCAACAATTTTATCAAAGTTAAAAGCGAAAGTTTAGATTATAAGCAAAATACCATCTTTATGGTTTTTATTCTGGTTGTTCTTCTGGTTCCCTTTATTGAAGAGGTCATATTCAGATTAGTTTTACGATACAATTCGATATTCAAAAAAATAATCATTCGTGATAAATGGAACAGGCTCTTCCCTTGGCTCGTCTATGCATTCAGTATTGCTTTTGGTTTGGTTCATGCTGGAAACTACTTTAATAACAGTTCTACATTTTTTCTTTTATCCCCTCTTATTGTTTTAAGCCAATTATCAGGAGCATTCGTTATCAGTTTTA
It contains:
- a CDS encoding CPBP family intramembrane glutamic endopeptidase, giving the protein MSTKFIALDFLNFLKKPNDRQIKTSIKDKIILLFKFLLFELILTCIIVFPLDYFINNFIKVKSESLDYKQNTIFMVFILVVLLVPFIEEVIFRLVLRYNSIFKKIIIRDKWNRLFPWLVYAFSIAFGLVHAGNYFNNSSTFFLLSPLIVLSQLSGAFVISFIRVRLNFYYGFLYHVLWNFIAAILIPTVMILFANPYIDETANYTLNIQEKVFFHMKETQTSSLDVRKNKIYKIEATQLYLQDILNLIYGKDKYYVDEIIINMNFSSKNGLSKEEFKRVLEKEYEIESFN